The following are encoded in a window of Limibacter armeniacum genomic DNA:
- a CDS encoding sensor histidine kinase, with the protein MAKRNLIFVISLMSVAMLGLIVLQFYWINEAVEERTEHFRQEIGEVLTTVVKRIEHQEAAFLTRQQVDDNIKLSDNLRSVDYDSAGNARWTEQQRLRIKRTFSSDKLTQQGFAYQVEEEAVIKRSGVARKTPIQDLNRNDLRLEQKMDDISKVVPDSSHSAKDEELAYLTKIAQKTNFIDMILRQMVMMEDKDIEERVSFNTLDSLLKQETSSRGITTDFNFAVKHMEGKKASIVYCSNDNQQADILKSDYNIRLFPQDFMDSKNTLFVHFPDEGAFILQKMGAVLGMSVVFILLTLCSFVFAVMTIIKQKRISEITNDFISNMTHELKTPISTVSLACEALLDPDIQKIPTMQNRYLNVIKDENNRLGMQVEKVLQIARLERQNIKLKIVKTDLHNLINKAVQNAAIQVENRGGAIETDLQAADTLIEADEVHMTNIIHNLLDNANKYSPEVPQISIKTENKDGGIMLMISDNGQGIPKESVGKIFDKFYRVPTGNVHNVKGFGLGLSYVKHIVDAHLGQISVKSKVNKGSTFTIYIPLKHGEN; encoded by the coding sequence ATGGCAAAAAGAAATCTGATATTTGTAATCAGCCTGATGAGTGTGGCAATGCTCGGACTGATTGTATTACAGTTTTACTGGATCAATGAAGCTGTAGAGGAAAGGACAGAGCATTTCCGTCAAGAGATTGGGGAAGTACTGACTACAGTCGTAAAGCGAATTGAACATCAGGAAGCTGCATTCTTGACAAGGCAGCAGGTAGATGATAATATAAAGCTATCTGATAACCTTAGGTCAGTAGATTATGATTCGGCAGGTAATGCTCGTTGGACAGAACAGCAAAGGCTACGTATCAAAAGAACCTTCAGCTCTGATAAGCTGACTCAGCAGGGTTTTGCTTATCAGGTAGAGGAAGAGGCGGTGATCAAGCGATCGGGTGTTGCTCGTAAGACACCTATTCAGGACTTGAACCGTAATGACCTTCGTTTGGAGCAGAAGATGGACGATATTTCTAAGGTAGTACCTGATTCGTCACATTCAGCTAAAGATGAGGAATTGGCTTACCTGACCAAGATTGCACAGAAGACGAACTTCATCGATATGATCTTAAGGCAGATGGTCATGATGGAGGATAAGGATATAGAGGAACGTGTTTCCTTCAATACCTTGGATTCATTATTGAAACAGGAAACTTCAAGCAGGGGGATCACAACAGACTTCAACTTTGCTGTAAAGCATATGGAAGGTAAAAAGGCTTCCATTGTTTATTGTAGCAATGATAATCAGCAAGCAGATATCTTGAAGTCAGATTATAATATCAGGCTTTTCCCTCAGGACTTTATGGACTCAAAGAATACTCTTTTTGTACATTTTCCTGATGAAGGCGCTTTTATTCTGCAAAAAATGGGTGCCGTATTGGGTATGTCAGTGGTCTTTATTTTACTGACCTTATGTTCATTTGTTTTCGCCGTAATGACGATCATCAAGCAAAAGCGAATTTCGGAGATTACAAATGACTTTATCAGCAATATGACACATGAGCTGAAAACACCCATCTCAACTGTGTCGCTTGCATGCGAGGCGTTATTGGATCCTGATATTCAGAAAATACCTACTATGCAGAACCGTTACCTGAACGTGATCAAGGATGAGAACAACAGGTTAGGAATGCAGGTAGAAAAAGTGTTGCAGATTGCAAGGTTGGAGCGTCAGAATATCAAGTTGAAGATTGTGAAGACAGATCTTCATAACCTGATCAATAAAGCAGTCCAGAATGCAGCAATTCAGGTAGAAAATAGAGGAGGGGCTATAGAGACAGATTTGCAGGCTGCTGATACGTTGATAGAGGCAGATGAAGTGCATATGACCAATATTATCCATAACCTATTGGATAATGCCAATAAATATTCACCTGAGGTACCACAGATTTCCATTAAGACGGAAAATAAGGATGGAGGTATTATGCTGATGATCTCTGACAATGGGCAGGGAATTCCTAAGGAGTCGGTAGGGAAGATTTTTGACAAGTTCTATCGGGTGCCAACAGGAAATGTGCATAACGTAAAAGGGTTTGGCCTTGGACTGAGTTATGTCAAACACATTGTTGACGCACATTTGGGTCAGATATCAGTAAAAAGTAAAGTAAATAAGGGAAGTACATTCACAATATATATACCATTGAAACATGGAGAAAACTAG
- a CDS encoding ABC transporter permease family protein has protein sequence MKFWEGFIISITAALLGILIAFIHVYFLQAPLLKPFLIGWSVMYPAYNLAPAVEAGDIFTIISIAVLPYLSATIIPAWKGAITDPAEVMQG, from the coding sequence ATGAAGTTCTGGGAAGGCTTTATTATCTCTATTACAGCTGCACTATTAGGAATACTGATTGCCTTTATTCATGTATACTTCCTACAAGCACCTTTACTGAAACCATTCCTAATTGGGTGGTCAGTAATGTACCCTGCCTACAATCTTGCTCCGGCTGTCGAGGCAGGTGATATTTTCACCATAATTTCCATAGCGGTACTTCCTTACCTGAGTGCGACTATTATTCCGGCTTGGAAAGGTGCTATTACAGATCCTGCAGAAGTAATGCAAGGATAA
- a CDS encoding DUF4783 domain-containing protein, with the protein MAQETEVLGKVKAALQSGNSQMLQNCFAKQVTINIGEEKGMYKKQETVDVFAGFFSKYPPVKFEFVHQGDKKDNDLKYSIGQYTHKNGIMVVYMLVGKEGKGEVVSLMDFGHHE; encoded by the coding sequence TTGGCTCAGGAAACTGAGGTGTTGGGAAAGGTTAAGGCAGCATTGCAATCAGGGAATAGTCAAATGTTGCAAAACTGTTTTGCGAAGCAAGTGACTATTAACATTGGGGAAGAAAAAGGAATGTACAAAAAGCAGGAAACCGTGGATGTTTTTGCAGGATTCTTCTCAAAATATCCTCCTGTGAAATTCGAGTTTGTACATCAAGGAGATAAGAAAGACAATGATTTAAAGTATTCGATTGGGCAGTATACCCATAAGAATGGCATCATGGTCGTGTATATGTTGGTAGGGAAAGAAGGGAAAGGCGAAGTGGTGAGCCTAATGGATTTTGGTCATCACGAATGA
- the nadC gene encoding carboxylating nicotinate-nucleotide diphosphorylase, translated as MRPKYLTEEAINAFINAALAEDVGDGDHSSLASVPKGITQKARLLIKDEGILAGMEMAERILRYVSPSMKIEVLIKDGEPVKYGDIAMLIEGDAQAILKAERLLLNCMQRMSGIATHTRELMQLIEGTGTRLLDTRKTTPNFRLMEKWAVFIGGGTNHRYGLFDMIMLKDNHVDYAGGITKAVQATQTYLKETGRDLRIEVETRNLEEVKEALAVGGVDVIMLDNMSPAEMKEAVALVNGQCDTEASGGITKDTIRAAAESGVDFISVGALTHSSKSLDISLKAY; from the coding sequence ATGAGACCGAAATATTTAACAGAAGAAGCGATCAATGCATTTATAAATGCAGCCCTTGCTGAAGATGTAGGAGATGGAGATCACTCCTCATTGGCTTCGGTGCCAAAAGGAATTACCCAAAAAGCCCGTCTATTGATTAAGGATGAGGGGATTCTGGCAGGGATGGAAATGGCTGAACGTATCCTGAGGTATGTAAGCCCATCTATGAAGATTGAAGTACTGATCAAGGACGGAGAGCCTGTCAAGTATGGAGACATAGCCATGCTGATTGAAGGAGATGCGCAAGCAATCCTGAAAGCAGAGCGACTGTTGCTCAACTGCATGCAGCGAATGAGTGGTATTGCAACGCATACCCGTGAGCTGATGCAACTGATTGAAGGTACAGGAACCCGTTTGCTCGATACACGCAAGACCACGCCAAACTTTAGGTTGATGGAGAAGTGGGCGGTCTTTATCGGTGGCGGAACCAATCACAGGTATGGTTTATTTGATATGATTATGCTGAAAGATAATCATGTGGATTATGCTGGAGGGATTACCAAAGCTGTACAGGCGACTCAAACTTATTTGAAAGAAACAGGAAGAGATCTGCGGATTGAAGTGGAGACTCGTAATCTGGAAGAAGTAAAAGAAGCTTTAGCTGTAGGTGGTGTTGATGTGATTATGCTAGACAACATGTCACCAGCAGAGATGAAAGAAGCGGTTGCATTAGTAAATGGTCAATGTGATACCGAAGCATCCGGAGGTATTACGAAAGACACTATCAGAGCAGCAGCAGAAAGTGGAGTAGACTTTATTTCAGTAGGTGCATTGACCCATTCAAGCAAAAGTTTGGATATAAGCCTAAAAGCGTATTAA
- the recR gene encoding recombination mediator RecR, which translates to MNFPSKLVEEAVNEMAKLPGIGKKTALRLVLFLLKQDEQSVVSLGDALVKLRSNTRYCKKCHNISDAELCSVCDNKMRDHSIICVVENISDVMAIENTSSYNGAYHVLGGVISPIEGIGPADLNIASLLGRVKEEDISEVIFALNSSMEADTTTFYISKKLKEIGAKVSTIARGVPIGGELEYTDEVTLGRSIMERVSYKH; encoded by the coding sequence TTGAATTTTCCTTCTAAGCTGGTAGAAGAAGCAGTCAATGAGATGGCAAAACTGCCGGGTATAGGTAAAAAGACTGCATTGAGGCTGGTACTTTTTCTTTTGAAACAGGATGAGCAGTCAGTAGTGTCATTGGGTGATGCTTTGGTAAAGCTGCGTTCCAATACACGCTACTGTAAAAAGTGCCATAATATCTCAGATGCAGAGCTATGCTCAGTCTGCGATAACAAAATGCGTGACCATAGTATTATCTGTGTAGTGGAAAATATCTCGGATGTGATGGCTATTGAAAACACTTCAAGTTACAATGGTGCATATCATGTCTTGGGAGGAGTGATTTCACCTATTGAAGGAATTGGTCCTGCAGATCTGAACATAGCGTCATTGCTAGGTAGAGTAAAGGAGGAAGATATCAGCGAGGTTATTTTTGCATTGAACTCATCTATGGAGGCGGATACAACCACCTTTTATATTTCAAAAAAACTGAAGGAGATAGGAGCAAAAGTCAGCACAATCGCTCGAGGGGTGCCGATTGGTGGAGAATTGGAGTATACAGACGAAGTGACATTAGGTAGAAGTATTATGGAGCGTGTTTCTTATAAACACTGA
- a CDS encoding AAA family ATPase: MIFKTDKHSDRRYRFKELKVYNSTEWLANGEKRYHKTLESCETSYVYAELSLFNKFFDQRDWSVRVRLKCYRIEEGEKEELCDLALSQTIKKEDAIVYIREGWGHEEKGYYWKRGDYLWEAYVDDVLEGTVLFYIENGGPVEDGYNPYFEVEALKLYEGGKEGVPPLDREYCSQFNGAFAKYIWAEFKINNLQHIPWFCEVVFNFYNQEGNLKGSATELKRIDENSKQIEIVTGWGAEAPGTWHEGYYRVEVVFMGYRQAVLPFFCGKQQVAGMTQFVAGNEINVRVLGSSDLSMGQEDSIEEIMQELNAMVGLESIKQKVKEYIDYLAFLKIREERGFEEQRNLNLHSVFKGNPGTGKTSVARLMARIFHRMGFLSKGTVTEVGRAELIGQYIGQTAPKVKETIEKARGGVLFIDEAYALVRNEEDDKDFGREVIEVLVKEMSDGAGDIAIFVAGHTDGMEQFLNSNPGLKSRFRMLFDFPDYMPQELVEIGESVAVNEEVELSEDARQFMKKKLVELYRNRDKTFGNARLVQSIVEEAKLKMALRVMRHDMEEVDEQMLKQVEKEDVVKIFEENKIRLPDIGIDEKLLQESLSMLNQLIGLQGVKRDLDSLVKLVRFYKESGKDVLGRFSLHSVFKGNPGTGKTTVARILSQIYKALGILERGHLVECSRQDLVAGYVGQTAIKTNEMIEKARGGVLFIDEAYALSGGGQASSDYGKEAIEVLLKEMEDKRGEFIVVVAGYTDQMQKFLSTNPGLKSRFDKELYFTDFEMEELYQIAEQLLKKEDLFFTEKAEEHFKFYLNSLYKQRDQYFGNGRDVRKIISKVIKNQHLRMSDIPYEERTEEILRTVDMEDVKEFYPGNEELLIGVRGIGFNY, encoded by the coding sequence ATGATTTTCAAAACAGACAAACATTCTGATCGACGCTACCGCTTTAAGGAGTTAAAAGTATATAACTCAACAGAGTGGTTAGCAAATGGAGAGAAGCGCTACCATAAAACATTGGAAAGTTGTGAGACATCCTATGTATATGCAGAGTTATCTCTTTTCAATAAGTTTTTTGATCAACGGGATTGGTCAGTAAGAGTCAGGTTGAAGTGCTACAGGATAGAGGAGGGAGAAAAAGAAGAACTGTGTGATTTGGCTTTGAGTCAGACCATCAAGAAAGAGGATGCAATAGTATATATCCGTGAAGGGTGGGGGCATGAAGAGAAAGGATATTACTGGAAGAGGGGAGACTACCTTTGGGAAGCCTATGTAGATGACGTGTTGGAAGGTACAGTTTTGTTCTATATTGAAAATGGCGGACCTGTAGAGGACGGCTATAATCCTTACTTCGAAGTGGAAGCACTAAAACTGTACGAAGGAGGAAAAGAAGGAGTGCCACCATTGGATCGTGAGTATTGTAGTCAGTTTAATGGTGCCTTTGCTAAGTATATTTGGGCTGAGTTCAAAATCAATAACCTACAGCACATTCCGTGGTTTTGTGAGGTTGTTTTCAACTTCTACAATCAGGAAGGGAACTTGAAGGGATCGGCGACAGAACTGAAGCGTATTGATGAAAACAGTAAGCAGATTGAAATTGTGACGGGTTGGGGAGCTGAAGCTCCAGGAACCTGGCATGAAGGCTATTACAGGGTAGAGGTTGTGTTTATGGGGTATAGACAGGCTGTTTTACCGTTTTTTTGTGGTAAGCAGCAAGTAGCTGGAATGACACAGTTTGTAGCTGGTAATGAAATAAATGTAAGGGTGTTGGGCAGTAGTGATCTTTCTATGGGGCAAGAGGATTCTATAGAAGAGATCATGCAAGAGCTGAATGCCATGGTTGGCTTGGAGTCAATCAAGCAGAAAGTAAAAGAGTATATAGATTACCTTGCTTTCTTGAAAATAAGGGAAGAAAGAGGGTTTGAAGAGCAACGTAACTTGAATTTGCATTCGGTCTTTAAAGGAAACCCAGGAACAGGTAAAACTTCTGTAGCCAGACTGATGGCAAGAATTTTTCACCGGATGGGGTTCTTGAGTAAGGGGACTGTTACAGAAGTTGGTAGGGCAGAGTTGATAGGGCAATATATAGGGCAAACAGCACCAAAAGTAAAAGAGACGATAGAGAAGGCACGAGGAGGGGTACTCTTTATAGATGAGGCATATGCTTTAGTCAGAAATGAGGAGGATGACAAGGACTTTGGCAGGGAAGTAATTGAAGTACTTGTGAAGGAAATGTCAGATGGAGCAGGGGATATAGCCATATTCGTGGCTGGTCATACAGATGGGATGGAGCAGTTCCTGAATTCTAACCCAGGGTTGAAATCCCGCTTCAGGATGTTATTTGATTTTCCTGACTATATGCCACAGGAATTGGTGGAAATAGGGGAGTCTGTAGCAGTTAATGAAGAAGTAGAACTGTCGGAGGATGCTCGTCAGTTTATGAAAAAGAAGCTGGTGGAGCTTTACCGAAATAGAGATAAGACATTCGGAAATGCCAGATTGGTACAATCGATCGTAGAAGAAGCAAAACTCAAGATGGCACTACGTGTCATGCGCCATGACATGGAAGAGGTAGATGAGCAAATGCTAAAACAGGTCGAAAAGGAGGATGTCGTCAAGATCTTTGAAGAAAATAAGATACGACTGCCTGATATAGGTATAGATGAAAAGCTATTGCAGGAGTCGCTTTCGATGCTTAATCAGCTGATTGGTTTACAGGGCGTAAAGCGAGACTTGGATAGTTTGGTTAAGCTGGTACGTTTTTACAAAGAGTCCGGAAAGGATGTATTGGGGCGTTTCTCTTTACATTCCGTGTTTAAAGGAAATCCAGGAACTGGAAAAACGACTGTAGCCCGAATTCTATCGCAGATATATAAGGCATTGGGAATTCTTGAACGTGGACATTTAGTGGAATGTTCAAGACAGGATTTAGTTGCTGGCTATGTCGGGCAAACTGCCATCAAGACCAATGAAATGATTGAAAAAGCCCGTGGTGGAGTCTTGTTTATAGATGAGGCATACGCTTTGTCTGGAGGTGGTCAGGCTTCTTCTGATTATGGAAAGGAAGCAATTGAAGTACTACTGAAGGAGATGGAGGATAAAAGAGGGGAGTTTATAGTAGTGGTGGCTGGTTATACGGATCAGATGCAGAAGTTCTTGTCAACAAACCCAGGTTTGAAGTCCCGCTTTGACAAGGAGCTCTATTTTACAGATTTCGAAATGGAAGAACTGTATCAGATAGCGGAGCAGTTACTGAAGAAGGAGGACTTGTTCTTTACAGAAAAAGCAGAAGAGCATTTCAAGTTTTACTTAAACAGTCTGTACAAGCAGCGAGATCAGTATTTCGGAAATGGACGAGATGTCCGCAAGATTATTTCAAAGGTAATCAAGAATCAACATCTGCGTATGTCTGATATCCCTTATGAGGAGCGTACGGAAGAAATACTCCGGACAGTAGATATGGAAGATGTTAAAGAGTTTTATCCAGGCAACGAAGAGCTTCTGATTGGGGTTAGAGGCATAGGGTTTAATTATTAG
- a CDS encoding response regulator transcription factor — translation MEKTRILLVEDDPNLGMLLSEYLEVKGFDVKHCKDGEEGLKAYQEGDFDLCIFDVMMPKMDGFTLAERIRKSDVEIPIFFLTAKSLKEDTLRGFEVGADDYMSKPFSMEELLARLQAILRRSKKASNEKEAQTVFDIGRFTFDFNAQKLKDNEENTEQRLTSKEAALLRLLAIHKNEVMDRSEALKKIWLDDNYFNSRSMDVYITKLRKFLKSDESLKIVNVHGQGFKLVELN, via the coding sequence ATGGAGAAAACTAGAATATTACTCGTAGAAGACGATCCGAATTTGGGCATGCTTTTGTCTGAATACCTTGAAGTAAAAGGTTTTGATGTAAAGCACTGCAAAGATGGTGAGGAAGGTCTTAAAGCATATCAAGAAGGCGATTTTGACTTGTGCATTTTTGACGTGATGATGCCAAAAATGGACGGTTTTACATTGGCTGAACGTATTAGAAAATCAGATGTAGAAATTCCTATTTTCTTCCTGACGGCTAAGTCTTTGAAAGAAGATACGTTGAGAGGTTTTGAAGTGGGAGCAGATGATTATATGAGTAAGCCTTTCAGTATGGAAGAGCTGTTGGCAAGGTTGCAGGCAATCTTGCGTCGTTCAAAGAAAGCATCGAATGAGAAAGAAGCGCAGACAGTATTTGATATTGGTCGCTTCACGTTTGACTTCAATGCTCAAAAGCTGAAAGACAACGAAGAGAACACAGAGCAAAGACTGACTTCAAAAGAAGCTGCATTGCTTCGTTTGTTGGCAATCCATAAAAATGAAGTGATGGATCGTTCTGAAGCTTTGAAGAAGATTTGGTTGGATGACAATTACTTCAACTCTAGAAGTATGGACGTTTACATTACAAAGCTGCGTAAATTCCTGAAAAGTGATGAGTCGCTGAAGATTGTCAATGTTCACGGACAAGGATTCAAATTAGTGGAGCTTAACTAA
- a CDS encoding ATP-dependent Clp protease adaptor ClpS: MKFHEKEDIEVLELDETKVDSELNRELIVFNDDVNTFEHVINTLIDVCEHSPHQAEQCTWIIHYNGKCSVKTGSFDELAPMRNAICDRGISAEVL; the protein is encoded by the coding sequence ATGAAGTTTCATGAAAAGGAAGATATTGAAGTACTGGAGTTAGACGAAACCAAAGTTGACTCTGAGCTGAACCGTGAATTGATCGTATTTAATGATGATGTGAATACATTTGAGCATGTGATCAATACACTGATTGACGTGTGTGAGCATAGTCCTCATCAGGCGGAGCAGTGTACTTGGATCATCCATTACAATGGCAAGTGCTCTGTAAAGACAGGCTCTTTTGATGAGCTTGCTCCGATGAGAAATGCTATTTGTGACAGGGGGATATCTGCTGAAGTGCTGTAA
- a CDS encoding secondary thiamine-phosphate synthase enzyme YjbQ, protein MYYQRTFKLKPYSRGFHLITREIEEHLSDLSAIEVGMANIFIKHTSASLTLNENADPTVRSDFERHMNKMVPENAPYFEHTYEGPDDMPAHIKSSLMGASVSVPVTNGRLHLGTWQGIYLCEHRNHASSREIVVTVMGGKKGNLY, encoded by the coding sequence ATGTATTATCAAAGAACCTTTAAGCTAAAGCCTTATTCAAGAGGTTTTCACCTGATTACGCGTGAGATTGAAGAGCACTTGTCTGACTTGAGTGCCATTGAGGTGGGGATGGCAAATATTTTTATCAAGCATACTTCAGCTTCACTGACGCTCAATGAGAATGCAGACCCTACAGTAAGGAGTGACTTTGAGAGACATATGAATAAGATGGTGCCTGAAAATGCACCTTATTTTGAGCATACATATGAAGGTCCTGATGATATGCCAGCCCATATCAAAAGCTCATTGATGGGAGCTTCAGTGAGTGTTCCCGTTACAAATGGAAGGTTGCATCTAGGAACTTGGCAGGGAATTTACTTGTGTGAGCACCGTAATCATGCATCAAGCAGGGAGATAGTTGTAACAGTTATGGGAGGGAAAAAAGGCAACTTGTATTAA
- a CDS encoding MerR family transcriptional regulator, with protein sequence MSTYSIKDLEHLTGIKAHTIRIWEQRYNIIQPKRTETNIRFYDSEDLKHMLNISLLNNNGFKISKIAKMSRDEVCEHVLNTIDKKENYQDQISGLTLAMIDMDEDRFEKIMSTNVLQLGFEDTMMNIIYPFLARVGFLWQTDSVSPAQEHFISNLIRQKIIVAIDGQINTVDKKQSTYMLYLPEGELHEIGLLFASYLIKQRGNKVIYLGQSLPLPELSKVYGYHKPDYLLTVLTSAPDLNFVQRYIDNVAESFPEAQILMSGYQVVGQDMDLPENVEVIPHVKYLVDYVEEDNYHRAKEKVSHQ encoded by the coding sequence ATGAGTACTTATTCGATCAAGGACCTCGAGCATTTAACAGGTATCAAGGCCCACACTATCAGAATTTGGGAGCAACGCTACAACATTATCCAACCTAAGCGTACGGAAACCAACATCCGCTTCTATGATTCAGAAGATCTGAAGCATATGCTCAATATCTCCTTGCTGAACAATAATGGATTCAAGATCTCCAAGATTGCCAAAATGAGCAGGGATGAGGTATGTGAACACGTACTGAATACCATAGACAAGAAAGAAAACTATCAGGATCAGATCAGTGGGCTGACGCTAGCCATGATTGATATGGACGAAGATAGGTTCGAGAAAATAATGTCCACCAATGTACTTCAGCTTGGTTTTGAGGATACCATGATGAACATTATTTATCCATTTTTGGCACGGGTAGGCTTTCTTTGGCAGACAGATTCAGTAAGTCCGGCACAGGAGCATTTTATCTCTAACCTGATCAGGCAGAAAATAATCGTTGCCATTGACGGGCAGATAAATACAGTTGATAAGAAGCAAAGTACTTATATGCTTTATTTGCCTGAAGGTGAGTTGCATGAAATTGGATTGCTGTTTGCCTCATACCTGATCAAGCAGAGAGGGAATAAAGTTATTTACTTGGGGCAGAGCTTGCCGCTTCCTGAGCTGTCTAAAGTATATGGTTACCATAAGCCAGATTATTTGTTGACCGTCTTGACGTCGGCACCAGACCTGAATTTTGTTCAACGTTATATAGATAATGTTGCGGAGTCATTCCCTGAAGCACAGATTCTAATGTCAGGGTATCAGGTTGTAGGACAGGATATGGACTTGCCTGAAAATGTAGAAGTGATACCTCACGTTAAGTATCTTGTTGATTATGTGGAAGAAGATAATTACCACCGAGCTAAAGAAAAAGTATCCCATCAATAA
- a CDS encoding lysophospholipid acyltransferase family protein produces MSRKKGLKKLKYDVLYVVIKAMIDMICFMPRKSMIRLGGAIGKLVYAVMSGEREKTIRNLTIAYGNEKSPEEIKKMAKKVWENIGKNAIDIIRYRNIQNLEDYKKIVKIEGVENLEAAYNSGKGVVGLVPHLGAFEMVGTMPFEMGYTVTIVGAALKDPRMNQLLVGNRTLRGAKYVERGQSTIKLVKALKSGEIVFLLIDQDTQKVQNVFVDFYGKKAATPIGATMLAQRTGALVLPMAIRRMEDDTHLLTIKPAVELKTTGDQEKDMVNNTQILSNYLEDFIREAPEQWVWMHERWKTRPEEELVS; encoded by the coding sequence ATGAGCCGTAAAAAGGGTTTGAAAAAACTGAAATACGATGTGCTTTATGTGGTAATCAAGGCAATGATTGACATGATCTGCTTTATGCCACGTAAATCCATGATTCGTTTGGGTGGAGCTATCGGCAAGCTTGTATATGCCGTAATGAGTGGGGAGCGTGAAAAAACGATCCGTAACTTGACCATTGCTTATGGAAATGAGAAATCTCCTGAAGAGATTAAGAAAATGGCTAAGAAGGTATGGGAAAATATTGGTAAGAATGCCATTGACATTATCCGCTACCGCAACATCCAAAACCTTGAAGACTATAAGAAAATCGTCAAGATTGAGGGTGTTGAGAATTTGGAAGCAGCCTACAATTCCGGTAAAGGTGTAGTAGGACTGGTTCCTCACCTAGGTGCATTTGAGATGGTGGGTACCATGCCATTTGAAATGGGCTATACGGTAACCATTGTAGGTGCGGCTTTGAAGGATCCCCGAATGAATCAGCTTCTTGTAGGAAACCGTACTTTGAGAGGTGCCAAATATGTGGAAAGAGGTCAAAGTACCATTAAGTTGGTGAAAGCACTAAAGAGTGGAGAGATTGTCTTCTTGCTGATTGATCAGGATACACAGAAGGTCCAAAATGTGTTTGTTGACTTCTATGGCAAAAAAGCGGCTACTCCGATTGGCGCTACCATGTTGGCACAGCGTACAGGAGCTTTGGTATTGCCAATGGCAATCAGAAGAATGGAAGATGATACGCATCTATTGACCATCAAGCCTGCAGTGGAGCTAAAAACGACAGGAGATCAGGAAAAGGATATGGTGAATAATACACAGATACTTTCCAATTACCTTGAAGACTTTATTAGGGAAGCACCCGAACAGTGGGTGTGGATGCACGAAAGGTGGAAAACAAGACCTGAAGAGGAATTGGTATCATAA
- a CDS encoding YcxB family protein — protein MIVKTKKYKLDTQLYIKLAMVNVLKEQWWVWFVPVVIMLIPIFAPSALWWCLGIALTAIVLYLLFWAVQFAGATQVEQNKVLFNKLSYDIDSRQILVKMSEREGMPLKWDMIQKVNQEKDAFVIFVSKGHIIHWPYKIFKNDQEVRFLEAIMRRKKLLPEKEKQETAK, from the coding sequence ATGATTGTAAAAACAAAAAAATACAAACTTGATACACAGCTTTACATCAAGTTGGCGATGGTAAATGTATTGAAAGAGCAATGGTGGGTGTGGTTTGTGCCTGTAGTGATTATGTTGATCCCAATTTTTGCACCTTCAGCATTATGGTGGTGTTTAGGGATTGCTTTGACAGCCATCGTACTTTATCTGTTGTTTTGGGCTGTACAATTTGCAGGAGCAACACAAGTGGAACAGAATAAGGTCTTGTTCAACAAGCTATCTTATGACATTGACAGTAGACAGATTCTGGTAAAAATGAGCGAGCGTGAGGGTATGCCACTCAAGTGGGATATGATTCAGAAGGTAAACCAAGAAAAAGATGCTTTTGTGATCTTTGTATCAAAAGGACATATCATCCACTGGCCATACAAGATTTTTAAGAATGATCAGGAGGTACGTTTCCTCGAAGCGATCATGCGCCGCAAAAAGCTATTGCCTGAGAAAGAAAAGCAAGAAACTGCTAAGTAA